In a genomic window of Campylobacter concisus:
- a CDS encoding PFL family protein, protein MDIKNVTETISMIEEQNFDIRTITMGISLLDCIDPDINKAYDKIYAKITTKAKDLVKVGNEISAELGIPIVNKRVSVTPISIIGAATDAKDYVMIAKTLDRAAIEVGIDFIGGFSALVQKGYQKGDEILIHSIPQALSQTSKVCASVNVGSTKTGINMSAVRDMGRIIKETAAASEMGCAKLVVFANAVEDNPFMAGAFHGVGEADVVINVGVSGPGVVKRALEKVRGESFDVVAETVKKTAFKITRIGQLVGQMASERLGVKFGIVDLSLAPTPAVGDSVARVLEEMGLEAVGTHGTTAALALLNDAVKKGGVMACNQVGGLSGAFIPVSEDEGMIAAVRAGSLNLEKLEAMTAICSVGLDMIAIPADTPSESIAAMIADEAAIGVINQKTTAVRIIPLGREGDMIEFGGLLGRAPVMKINKASSADFIARGGQIPAPIHSFKN, encoded by the coding sequence ATGGACATCAAAAACGTAACCGAAACGATCTCGATGATCGAAGAGCAAAATTTTGATATCAGAACGATCACGATGGGCATTAGTTTGCTTGACTGCATCGATCCTGATATAAACAAAGCTTACGACAAAATTTACGCAAAAATCACTACTAAAGCCAAAGACCTAGTCAAAGTGGGCAATGAAATTTCTGCTGAGCTAGGCATACCAATCGTCAATAAAAGAGTAAGCGTGACGCCTATCTCGATAATCGGCGCCGCAACGGACGCAAAAGACTACGTGATGATCGCAAAGACGCTTGATAGAGCGGCTATTGAGGTTGGTATTGATTTTATAGGTGGTTTTTCAGCTTTAGTTCAAAAGGGATATCAAAAGGGCGATGAAATTTTGATACATTCTATCCCGCAAGCACTTTCCCAGACTTCAAAAGTATGTGCAAGTGTCAATGTCGGCTCAACGAAAACTGGCATAAATATGAGCGCGGTACGTGATATGGGACGCATCATAAAAGAGACAGCGGCAGCTTCGGAGATGGGGTGCGCGAAGCTTGTCGTTTTTGCAAACGCAGTCGAAGATAATCCTTTCATGGCTGGTGCATTTCACGGCGTGGGCGAGGCTGATGTGGTGATAAATGTCGGCGTTTCTGGCCCAGGTGTGGTAAAAAGAGCCCTTGAAAAGGTGCGTGGCGAGAGCTTTGACGTGGTAGCTGAGACTGTGAAAAAGACGGCATTTAAGATCACGCGTATCGGCCAGCTAGTTGGCCAGATGGCGAGTGAGCGCCTTGGGGTTAAATTTGGTATCGTCGATCTCTCTCTTGCTCCGACGCCTGCTGTGGGCGACTCGGTAGCTCGTGTGCTTGAAGAGATGGGGCTTGAGGCTGTTGGTACGCACGGAACGACTGCGGCACTTGCTTTGTTAAATGACGCAGTAAAAAAAGGTGGTGTCATGGCGTGCAATCAAGTGGGCGGCTTAAGCGGTGCATTTATCCCGGTCTCAGAAGATGAAGGCATGATAGCTGCGGTGCGCGCGGGATCGCTAAATTTAGAAAAGCTTGAAGCGATGACCGCGATATGCTCGGTTGGTCTTGATATGATTGCTATACCTGCTGACACACCAAGCGAGAGCATAGCTGCGATGATCGCTGATGAGGCGGCTATCGGCGTTATAAATCAAAAAACAACAGCCGTTCGTATCATACCATTAGGCCGTGAGGGCGATATGATCGAGTTTGGCGGCCTTTTAGGAAGAGCACCTGTGATGAAGATAAACAAAGCCTCAAGCGCCGACTTCATCGCTCGTGGCGGACAAATTCCAGCTCCAATTCATAGTTTTAAAAACTAA
- a CDS encoding ACT domain-containing protein: MKAIVTVVGKDRVGIVAGVSAKLSELGLNIDDISQTILDEFFTMMAVVSSDENKDFTALRAELNELGESLKVKINIQSSAIFDAMHTI, from the coding sequence ATGAAAGCGATCGTAACTGTAGTCGGAAAAGATAGAGTCGGCATCGTTGCTGGCGTCTCAGCAAAGCTTAGCGAGCTAGGGCTAAACATAGATGATATCTCGCAGACTATTTTAGATGAGTTTTTTACGATGATGGCGGTGGTTTCAAGTGATGAAAATAAAGACTTTACGGCCTTAAGAGCAGAACTTAACGAGCTTGGAGAGAGCCTAAAAGTAAAGATAAATATCCAAAGTTCTGCTATCTTTGATGCGATGCATACAATCTAA
- a CDS encoding Mrp/NBP35 family ATP-binding protein gives MLNKEEVLNRLKGVIYPGFEKDIVSFGFVKNVEIGDKILIEVEIVSSNPDVANELKTDIKRVMGSNEYVLNLIQPKIPEEKSNTQSGKNIAPQVKNFVMVSSGKGGVGKSTTTLNLAISMAKLGKKVGILDADIYGPNIPRMLGEVNTQPQVVGNKLKPILSHGVEMMSMGVLMEEGMSLIWRGSMIMKAIEQLLKDVLWSELDVLFLDMPPGTGDAQLTLAQSVPVTAGVCVTTPQVVALDDSKRALDMFEKLHIPIAGVIENMSGFICPDNGKEYDIFGKGTTEEVAKAYNTQILAEIPIEPAVRVGGDNGKPVSFYEPNSVTAKRYESAAARLWEVIENINSDGGADNSAIQPVNDGKSACSK, from the coding sequence ATGTTAAATAAAGAAGAGGTCTTAAATAGGCTAAAAGGTGTTATATATCCTGGTTTTGAAAAAGATATAGTTAGCTTTGGCTTTGTAAAAAATGTAGAAATCGGCGATAAAATTTTAATCGAGGTCGAGATCGTTAGCTCAAATCCCGATGTGGCAAACGAGCTAAAAACGGATATCAAACGTGTCATGGGCTCAAATGAATATGTGCTAAATTTGATCCAGCCAAAGATACCTGAGGAGAAAAGTAACACTCAAAGTGGTAAAAATATTGCACCACAAGTTAAAAATTTCGTAATGGTAAGCTCAGGTAAAGGTGGTGTTGGTAAATCAACTACAACTCTAAATTTAGCCATCTCAATGGCAAAACTAGGCAAAAAGGTTGGAATTTTGGATGCTGACATCTACGGACCAAATATCCCAAGAATGCTTGGCGAAGTAAATACCCAGCCACAAGTCGTTGGTAACAAGCTAAAACCGATACTTAGCCACGGAGTTGAGATGATGAGTATGGGCGTTTTGATGGAAGAGGGCATGAGCCTCATCTGGCGTGGCTCGATGATAATGAAAGCGATCGAGCAGCTGCTAAAAGACGTGCTTTGGAGCGAACTTGATGTCTTGTTTCTCGACATGCCTCCAGGAACGGGCGACGCGCAGCTAACTCTAGCTCAAAGCGTGCCGGTAACGGCAGGTGTCTGCGTCACAACGCCACAAGTGGTAGCGCTTGACGATAGCAAGCGTGCACTTGATATGTTTGAGAAGCTCCACATCCCAATCGCTGGTGTAATCGAAAATATGAGTGGTTTCATCTGCCCAGATAATGGCAAAGAGTACGATATCTTTGGAAAAGGTACAACTGAAGAGGTAGCAAAAGCTTACAACACACAAATTTTAGCTGAAATCCCTATCGAGCCAGCTGTTCGTGTGGGCGGCGATAATGGTAAGCCAGTTAGCTTTTACGAGCCAAACTCAGTCACTGCAAAACGCTACGAGAGTGCGGCTGCTAGACTTTGGGAAGTGATAGAAAATATAAATAGTGATGGCGGAGCTGATAACTCAGCAATCCAGCCCGTAAATGACGGCAAGAGTGCTTGCTCGAAGTAA
- the thiC gene encoding phosphomethylpyrimidine synthase ThiC, producing the protein MRDKTQMYYARRGEITQEMSYVARIEGLSENLVMDEVAKGSIIIPSNINHKNLKPMGIGRKLKTKVNANIGNSSLSSDICAELRKLETCLEFGADTVMDLSTDGDLDAIRSAIIEYSSVPIGTVPMYEILKEAKEVTNITNELILEILEKQAKQGVSYFTIHAGFLREFLPLVKKRKMGIVSRGGSLSASYMSKLNRQNPFYEIFDEILEICAKHDVSLSLGDGLRPGCLYDATDEAQLSELKVLGELTLRAWEKDVQVMIEGPGHVPLNQIEYNMKIEQELCHDAPFYVLGPLVSDIGAGYDHITSAIGGTMAAYHGASMLCYVTQKEHLGLPNENDVREGIVAHKIAAHAADVALGKAGAIEKDHAMSDARYAFDWNKQFELSFDPKKARELHDESLPEDTFKSAHFCSMCGPKFCAYKISKDLEKGEKC; encoded by the coding sequence ATGAGAGATAAGACGCAGATGTATTATGCTAGGCGCGGCGAGATAACGCAAGAGATGAGCTATGTGGCAAGGATCGAAGGGCTTAGTGAAAATTTGGTGATGGATGAGGTTGCAAAAGGTAGCATCATCATCCCATCAAATATAAATCATAAAAATTTAAAACCAATGGGCATAGGCAGAAAGCTAAAGACAAAGGTCAATGCAAATATCGGCAACTCAAGCTTAAGCAGCGACATTTGTGCTGAACTTAGAAAGCTTGAAACCTGCCTAGAATTTGGCGCTGATACGGTTATGGATCTAAGTACGGACGGCGATTTAGACGCTATTAGAAGTGCGATCATTGAGTATTCAAGCGTGCCAATTGGCACAGTACCTATGTATGAAATTTTAAAAGAGGCAAAAGAGGTTACCAATATCACAAATGAACTCATTTTAGAGATACTTGAAAAGCAAGCGAAGCAAGGAGTTAGTTACTTTACGATACACGCTGGATTTTTGCGTGAGTTTTTGCCACTTGTTAAAAAGCGTAAAATGGGCATAGTAAGCCGCGGTGGCAGTTTAAGCGCAAGCTACATGTCAAAGCTAAATAGACAAAATCCATTTTATGAAATTTTTGATGAAATTTTAGAAATTTGCGCTAAACACGATGTCTCACTCTCGCTTGGCGACGGCCTTCGTCCAGGATGTCTTTATGACGCAACAGACGAGGCACAGCTTAGCGAGCTAAAGGTGCTTGGAGAGCTTACGCTTCGTGCGTGGGAAAAAGATGTGCAAGTGATGATAGAAGGCCCTGGTCATGTGCCATTAAATCAAATTGAGTATAATATGAAAATCGAACAAGAGCTCTGCCATGATGCCCCATTTTACGTGCTTGGACCGCTTGTCTCAGACATAGGTGCAGGATACGATCACATCACCTCGGCGATTGGTGGCACGATGGCGGCATATCACGGTGCTAGCATGCTTTGCTACGTGACGCAAAAAGAGCACCTTGGCTTGCCAAATGAAAATGACGTAAGAGAGGGCATCGTAGCTCACAAGATAGCAGCTCATGCCGCAGACGTCGCGCTTGGCAAAGCTGGAGCTATCGAAAAAGATCATGCGATGAGTGATGCAAGATACGCATTTGATTGGAACAAGCAGTTTGAGCTTAGCTTTGATCCAAAAAAGGCTAGAGAGCTTCACGATGAGAGCTTGCCAGAAGACACGTTTAAGAGCGCTCATTTTTGTTCGATGTGCGGACCAAAATTTTGTGCATATAAAATTTCAAAAGATCTAGAAAAAGGAGAAAAATGTTAA
- a CDS encoding bifunctional 2-C-methyl-D-erythritol 4-phosphate cytidylyltransferase/2-C-methyl-D-erythritol 2,4-cyclodiphosphate synthase produces MLDISLIMLGAGNSSRFELPVKKQWLRIGSDPLWLFATKNLSNFYTFKEIIVVSKECKYMSKFAPNYKFVDGGETRQDSLKNALELVNSEFVLVSDIARPCISSELFHKIIEAASQADCVVPALKIADTAYLGENVVDRDKIKLIQTPQLSRTALLKKALSSSEIYTDDSSAMRAIGASVWQILGDEMARKITYKEDLAKISALKEPEIEVFVGNGFDVHEFEKGRPLVLCGEKIDYEFGLKAHSDGDVALHALTDAILGAAGLGDIGELFPDTDAKFKDISSIYLLEEAYKRVQSVGFVLTNADITIMAQKPKISKLKSKMEANIAKALKLSQSRINVKATTTEGLGFVGRCEGIAVMASASLKFYNWKQI; encoded by the coding sequence TTGCTTGATATATCACTTATAATGCTTGGAGCAGGAAATTCTAGCCGTTTTGAGCTACCAGTAAAGAAGCAATGGCTTCGAATAGGAAGTGATCCACTTTGGCTATTTGCTACTAAAAATTTGAGTAACTTTTACACATTCAAAGAGATAATTGTCGTTAGCAAAGAGTGCAAATATATGTCAAAATTTGCTCCAAATTATAAATTTGTTGATGGCGGCGAAACCAGGCAAGATAGCCTAAAAAACGCACTTGAGCTAGTAAATAGCGAATTTGTCTTAGTTAGCGACATCGCTCGCCCTTGTATCTCAAGCGAACTTTTTCACAAGATTATAGAGGCAGCGAGTCAGGCTGATTGTGTAGTTCCAGCGCTAAAGATCGCAGACACTGCTTATCTTGGCGAAAATGTGGTTGATAGAGATAAGATAAAGCTTATCCAAACACCGCAACTCTCTCGCACAGCACTTCTTAAAAAAGCTCTTAGCAGCAGTGAAATTTACACAGATGATAGCTCAGCTATGAGAGCCATTGGCGCAAGCGTTTGGCAAATTTTAGGCGATGAGATGGCAAGAAAGATCACTTACAAAGAGGATCTTGCTAAAATTTCTGCTTTAAAAGAGCCAGAAATTGAAGTCTTTGTGGGAAACGGCTTTGACGTGCATGAGTTTGAAAAGGGTCGTCCTTTGGTTCTTTGTGGTGAGAAGATCGACTATGAGTTTGGGCTAAAAGCTCACAGCGATGGCGACGTGGCGCTTCATGCACTAACTGACGCTATCTTGGGAGCTGCTGGACTTGGCGATATAGGTGAGCTTTTTCCTGATACGGATGCTAAATTTAAAGATATTAGCTCCATTTACTTGCTTGAGGAAGCTTACAAAAGGGTGCAAAGCGTGGGCTTTGTGCTAACAAACGCTGATATTACGATAATGGCGCAAAAACCAAAAATTTCAAAGCTAAAGTCAAAAATGGAGGCAAATATCGCAAAAGCTCTAAAATTAAGCCAGAGCCGCATAAATGTAAAAGCGACTACTACTGAAGGGCTTGGCTTTGTTGGCAGATGCGAAGGGATCGCCGTAATGGCAAGTGCAAGCCTTAAATTTTACAACTGGAAGCAAATATGA
- a CDS encoding response regulator, with amino-acid sequence MKILIVENEIYLAGSMASKLADFGYDCEIAKSVKEALKFENFDVVLLSTTLPGQDFYPVIEKFKSSIIILLIAYINSDTVLKPIQAGAVDYIQKPFMIEELVRKIKHFEEFRNFKNEIKNYESYVNYTLKEYEISSFEAKKIKFPLLLKSSKSGYSDKFIFSYVKACKLPFLFLGKACFSELEKALAKNGDELIYMTNLEELKQEEKEKILEICKKKKVAISTNDFAQKAPFDELELSGRDKNFNIDEIVTIDEYIKYIIVNYQDKFPDTELSKKLGISRKSLWEKRKKYDVSKKK; translated from the coding sequence ATGAAAATTTTAATAGTAGAAAATGAAATTTACCTAGCTGGCTCGATGGCTAGTAAACTAGCTGATTTTGGCTACGACTGCGAGATCGCTAAAAGCGTAAAAGAGGCATTGAAGTTTGAAAATTTTGATGTAGTGTTACTTTCTACCACACTTCCAGGACAGGATTTTTACCCTGTTATCGAAAAATTTAAAAGCTCTATCATCATTTTATTAATCGCTTATATCAATAGCGACACTGTGCTAAAACCGATCCAAGCAGGTGCGGTTGATTACATCCAAAAGCCATTTATGATAGAAGAGCTAGTTAGAAAGATAAAGCATTTTGAGGAATTTAGAAATTTCAAAAACGAGATCAAAAACTATGAAAGCTACGTAAATTACACTTTAAAAGAGTATGAAATTTCTAGCTTTGAGGCAAAAAAGATAAAATTTCCACTTCTTTTAAAATCAAGCAAAAGCGGATACAGCGATAAATTTATATTTAGCTACGTAAAAGCTTGCAAATTACCATTTTTATTTTTAGGCAAAGCCTGTTTCTCTGAGCTTGAAAAGGCACTAGCCAAAAATGGTGATGAGCTAATCTATATGACAAATTTAGAGGAGCTAAAACAAGAAGAAAAAGAGAAAATTTTAGAAATTTGCAAAAAGAAAAAGGTTGCGATCTCAACTAACGATTTTGCACAAAAAGCACCATTTGACGAGCTTGAGCTTTCAGGACGCGATAAAAATTTCAATATCGATGAGATCGTTACGATCGATGAATACATAAAATACATAATCGTTAATTATCAAGATAAATTCCCTGATACAGAACTTAGCAAGAAGCTTGGAATTTCTAGAAAATCACTTTGGGAAAAGAGAAAGAAATATGACGTCAGCAAGAAAAAATAG
- a CDS encoding sulfate adenylyltransferase has translation MTSARKNSEISINTEVFGALELIKNKILSDYDSLMDDEQIKEVSKKGYFNGEPMPYSFGFAPFGELNQNIASKLVPGQKVNLNLDGKIVGHINVAKVFKFDESMRAKNIFLANEASNDKELNLGKYGISGEFELYDESMQISKNALNDLIKEDGAKKITAVFLTADPFNRAHERLVRMTIDKADLVIIFLIRTREEKHVDYEIRKQVLDYFIQNYLPIKKVFVFALKNTTLFSSHANPTLECIAASRFGANKLVIGQNHSGIGMFFDHNEAHTILDIYKNDLNLEVIVLPELVYCNKCKTLVSTKSCPHGQHHQIKYHPDVIKELLFNGIMPPAILVRPEISALVLSKLFTNRFKDVQKLCDDLFVNSGLLENKTDRDFYEELMKLYQTSSMT, from the coding sequence ATGACGTCAGCAAGAAAAAATAGCGAAATTTCAATCAATACCGAAGTTTTTGGTGCTTTGGAGCTAATAAAAAATAAAATTCTCTCAGATTATGACTCGCTGATGGACGATGAACAGATAAAAGAGGTGAGCAAAAAAGGCTATTTTAATGGCGAGCCGATGCCGTATTCTTTTGGATTTGCTCCATTTGGCGAGCTAAATCAAAATATTGCTAGCAAGCTTGTTCCTGGACAAAAGGTAAATCTAAATCTTGATGGTAAGATCGTTGGACACATCAATGTTGCTAAGGTTTTTAAATTTGACGAGAGCATGAGAGCTAAAAATATATTTTTAGCAAACGAAGCCAGCAATGATAAAGAGCTAAATTTAGGCAAATACGGTATTAGTGGCGAATTTGAGCTTTATGATGAAAGTATGCAAATAAGCAAAAACGCACTAAATGATCTAATAAAAGAAGATGGCGCCAAAAAGATAACGGCTGTCTTTTTAACGGCCGATCCATTTAATAGAGCTCACGAGCGCCTTGTTAGAATGACTATTGACAAAGCTGATTTAGTAATCATTTTTTTAATACGAACACGCGAAGAAAAGCACGTTGATTACGAGATTAGAAAGCAAGTGCTAGATTATTTTATACAAAATTATTTACCGATAAAAAAGGTCTTTGTCTTTGCTCTAAAAAATACGACTCTTTTTAGCTCACATGCAAACCCAACACTTGAGTGCATCGCTGCTTCAAGATTTGGAGCAAATAAGCTAGTCATCGGACAAAACCACTCAGGAATTGGAATGTTTTTTGATCACAATGAAGCTCATACGATTCTTGATATTTATAAAAACGACCTAAATTTAGAGGTAATCGTACTGCCAGAGCTAGTTTATTGCAACAAATGCAAGACGCTAGTTAGCACTAAAAGTTGTCCGCACGGACAACATCATCAGATCAAATATCATCCAGATGTTATCAAAGAGCTGCTATTTAACGGCATTATGCCACCAGCCATTCTTGTGAGGCCAGAAATTTCTGCACTGGTTTTAAGCAAACTCTTTACAAATCGATTCAAAGACGTGCAAAAGCTTTGCGATGACCTTTTTGTAAATTCAGGGCTACTTGAAAACAAAACTGACCGCGATTTTTACGAAGAGCTTATGAAGCTTTATCAAACATCATCGATGACTTAA
- a CDS encoding phosphatidylglycerophosphatase A family protein — MQKLFLTFFGFGLLPKAPGTWGSIAGAVVAYFVLYFLSSTTLFLASILLFLVSISVIDDFEKKVNSHDESFIVIDEVAGVWLAIAISGATISQLILSLVLFRVLDIKKPSIIGRIDRNVKGGLGVMGDDMVAGFFAGIISAIIYGAAIKFGITLP, encoded by the coding sequence ATGCAAAAACTATTTTTAACATTTTTTGGATTTGGGCTTTTGCCAAAAGCACCTGGTACTTGGGGTTCTATCGCTGGTGCTGTGGTAGCTTATTTTGTGCTTTATTTTTTATCATCAACCACGCTTTTTCTAGCTAGTATTTTGCTATTTTTGGTAAGCATTAGCGTTATTGATGATTTTGAAAAAAAGGTAAATTCTCATGACGAAAGTTTTATCGTTATAGACGAAGTTGCTGGAGTTTGGCTTGCTATTGCCATTAGCGGAGCTACAATCTCTCAACTCATACTCTCGCTTGTGCTTTTTAGAGTGCTTGATATCAAAAAGCCTTCGATAATAGGCAGGATCGACCGCAATGTAAAAGGTGGCCTTGGCGTAATGGGCGATGATATGGTAGCTGGCTTTTTTGCTGGAATAATTAGCGCAATAATATACGGGGCTGCTATAAAATTTGGCATAACTTTGCCGTAA
- a CDS encoding response regulator, translated as MKVQNNDIIDYLLQSGSSKTKDKKNSFDEILSLAMDKIASDAKISDKIEQFKKRLTEIGAVGFISELNSNKIEEKIAQKKKELTELLGIDDPAKTQDQKNELLKIMDKILSDYRKELNVALANQALLEKQKNLNSKNSSSVNLSSVLNELGLA; from the coding sequence ATGAAGGTACAAAATAACGACATAATCGATTATTTATTGCAATCAGGCTCAAGCAAAACTAAGGATAAAAAAAATAGTTTTGATGAAATTTTAAGCCTTGCTATGGATAAGATCGCAAGCGATGCAAAAATTTCAGATAAGATTGAACAGTTTAAAAAAAGACTTACTGAAATTGGCGCAGTTGGTTTTATAAGTGAGCTAAATTCTAACAAGATAGAAGAGAAAATAGCCCAAAAGAAAAAGGAGCTAACTGAACTTCTAGGCATAGATGATCCCGCAAAAACACAGGATCAAAAAAATGAGCTGCTTAAAATAATGGATAAAATTTTAAGTGATTACCGCAAAGAGCTAAATGTAGCACTTGCTAATCAAGCTCTGCTAGAGAAGCAAAAAAATCTTAATAGTAAGAATAGTAGCTCGGTTAATTTAAGTTCTGTTTTAAACGAACTAGGACTTGCTTAA
- the hemH gene encoding ferrochelatase, with amino-acid sequence MKKALLLLNMGGANSLADVEIFLKNMFNDPYILGIKNKFLRKFVAFMITKGRLKTAKHNYEQIGGKSPICELTAKLCDKISSLQNEFDAVDFAMNYTSPFAKDVLKKYENFDEIVLLPLYPHHSQTTITSSLDDFKKAKDELEIKAKILLCGPFYDDEIYNKIIISHIKEAINNIDVSDVELIFSAHSLPQKIIDKGDVYEKHINKHVQILSKMIKDSGLNFKEINLAYQSRLGPVKWLEPSLNEILAKCKSKKALIYPLSFCIDNSETIFELVIEYAKIAKELNFSFYKVVWCPNFSDEFASFILQKAKTAKEINF; translated from the coding sequence ATGAAAAAGGCACTTTTGCTTTTGAATATGGGTGGGGCAAATAGCCTTGCTGATGTAGAAATTTTTCTAAAAAATATGTTTAACGACCCGTATATTTTGGGTATAAAGAATAAATTTTTAAGAAAATTTGTAGCTTTTATGATCACAAAAGGTAGGCTAAAAACGGCTAAGCATAACTACGAACAAATAGGTGGCAAATCGCCTATTTGCGAGCTTACGGCTAAGCTTTGCGATAAAATTTCAAGCTTACAAAATGAGTTTGATGCAGTTGATTTTGCGATGAACTATACTTCACCATTTGCAAAAGATGTGCTTAAAAAATACGAAAATTTTGATGAGATAGTGCTTTTGCCACTTTATCCTCATCATTCACAAACTACGATAACTTCGAGTTTAGATGATTTTAAAAAAGCAAAAGATGAGCTAGAGATAAAGGCTAAAATTTTGCTTTGTGGGCCATTTTACGATGATGAAATTTACAACAAAATCATAATCTCACATATAAAAGAAGCCATAAATAATATAGATGTAAGCGATGTGGAGCTTATCTTTTCGGCTCATTCGTTGCCTCAAAAAATTATCGATAAAGGTGATGTCTACGAAAAGCATATAAATAAGCATGTGCAAATTTTAAGCAAAATGATAAAAGATAGTGGATTAAACTTCAAAGAGATAAATTTAGCCTACCAGTCGCGTCTTGGGCCTGTAAAATGGCTAGAGCCCTCATTAAATGAAATTTTAGCAAAGTGTAAGAGTAAAAAGGCTCTTATCTATCCGCTCTCTTTTTGTATTGATAACTCTGAGACCATTTTTGAGCTAGTTATTGAATATGCAAAGATCGCAAAAGAGCTGAATTTTAGCTTTTATAAGGTTGTTTGGTGCCCAAATTTTAGTGATGAGTTTGCTAGTTTTATCTTACAAAAAGCAAAAACAGCCAAAGAGATTAACTTTTAG
- a CDS encoding Gfo/Idh/MocA family protein: MKLRIGIVGYNLVGKRHYMELRRSDKFEVCGVFDKENRDDACRAPFFDEFKKFIEVAQPQAVVLCLPQHEIVEAFCQCAKYCQNILISRPIFKSVSELKEIKYASVVNKVRVCTGIDERFNPTIVSLKKALLKEEEIYSISIAHFRPLCEGNIINELSLCDIDLAKNLVDSEICSFFYTQANKTNTKICDNVGINIKMKNQILVSITDSFCGSLERFKIEVNAKEGVYFGDLIDYKLHRVNENGQMNLKTDPLNNEIKAQYDAFYDLCQSGESSELSSIDDAIKIKELF; encoded by the coding sequence GTGAAACTCAGAATTGGCATTGTTGGATACAATCTAGTTGGCAAGCGGCACTATATGGAGCTGAGGCGTTCTGACAAATTTGAAGTTTGTGGAGTTTTTGATAAAGAAAATAGAGATGATGCTTGCAGAGCTCCGTTTTTTGATGAGTTTAAAAAATTTATAGAAGTTGCCCAACCGCAAGCTGTCGTACTTTGTTTGCCTCAACATGAGATCGTAGAGGCCTTTTGTCAGTGTGCAAAGTATTGCCAAAATATCTTGATTTCAAGGCCGATATTTAAAAGTGTGAGCGAGCTAAAAGAGATAAAATATGCCTCAGTGGTAAATAAAGTAAGAGTTTGCACTGGCATTGATGAGCGCTTTAATCCAACCATCGTTTCATTAAAAAAAGCACTTTTAAAAGAAGAAGAAATTTATAGCATTTCAATTGCGCATTTTAGACCACTTTGCGAAGGAAATATTATAAATGAGCTTTCACTTTGCGATATAGACCTTGCGAAAAATTTAGTAGATAGTGAAATTTGTAGCTTTTTTTATACTCAGGCAAATAAAACAAATACCAAAATATGCGACAATGTTGGAATAAACATTAAAATGAAAAATCAAATTTTGGTGAGCATTACCGATTCGTTTTGTGGTTCATTAGAACGTTTTAAAATAGAAGTAAATGCCAAAGAAGGTGTTTATTTTGGTGATCTTATTGATTACAAACTTCACAGAGTAAATGAAAATGGTCAGATGAATTTAAAAACCGATCCTTTAAACAATGAAATAAAAGCCCAATATGATGCCTTTTATGATCTTTGTCAAAGCGGCGAAAGTAGCGAGCTTTCAAGCATTGATGATGCGATAAAAATTAAGGAGTTGTTTTGA